In Trichlorobacter lovleyi, the DNA window CCGTCTTCGCGGTTGCGGGGCATCTCCAGCGGCTCTGCACCGGTGGCAAGGGCCAGTGCCTCGCGGGGTTCGTCGTAGATGGCGTTGTGACGTCCCAGGTAGCAGGAGTCATGGTAGACCAGCTTGCCCAGGTCGGCCTGCTTGGGCAGCTTCAAGCGGCCATCCTGCACCAGATACAGCAGCAGCTGGCTGTGGTGGATTACCTCCAGTTCGATCCCGTACTGCCGGTAGTCGTTTTTCAGGGTAGTCAGGCAGTGCGGGCACTGCACCACCACCTTCTTGATCCCCCGCTCTTTAAACAGGGCAACGTTTTCTTTGGCCAGTTTGTCAAAAACGAACTCATTGCCCAGTCTGCGCAGTGAGTCGCCGCAGCATTTCTCGTCCTTGCCCAGCATACCCCAGGATACGCCGGCCTTGTCCAGCAGCAGGGCGGTGGCCACGGTAATCTGCTTGGCCCGGGCATCAAAGGAACCGGCACAGCCGACATAGAAGAGGTACTCGGTCTTGCCCGGCTCATAGGGACGTTCGCCCAGCTGGGTGGCCCATTTGCCCCGCTCGGTGGGGGCGATGCCCCAGGGGTTGCTGCGCCCTTCCATGTTTTCGAACAGGTTCAACAGTTCTTCCGGGAATCTGGATTCCATTTCCACCAGATGCCGCCGCAGCGGGATCAGTTTGGGCATCTGCTCGATAAAGACCGGACAGGCCTGCAGGCAGGCGCCGCAGGTGGTGCAGGACCAGATTGCCTCTTCAGAGATGGAGGCATCGCCTTCACCGATCAGTGCCGTGGTGGCGGCCTTGCCCTGCTTCAGCTGCGGACCGTTGGCCATCAGATTGTGCTTGAGCTGGGCAATCACCCCGCGCGGATTCAGCGGTTTGCCGGTCTGGTCTGCCGGACAGGCCATCTGGCAGCGGCCGCACTCGGTGCAAGAGAAGGCGTCCAGCAGTTCTTTCCAGGTGTAGCCGTCAACCCGGTTAATCCCGAAGCTGTTGCCGGCGCTGAACTCTTCCCGTTCCGGCAGGGGCGGATGTTCGCGCCGCCGCAGAAACACGTTGGGGATGGCGGTGATGATATGGAAATGTTTGCTGAGCGGCAGCAGGTTCATGAACAGCAGCAGCACCAGGGCGTGGGTCCACCAGGAGAGGTCATGCACCAGCTTGCCGGCCCCGGAAGGCACATAGGGGGCAAACCAGCTGGAGATCGGCATGATGCTCTCTGCCAGCACCAGGGTGCTGCCCTGCATGCGGGAGATCTTGGCGGCGTTCACGCCGAAGTTTGCCAGCATCAGGGTGGCGATCAGAAACAGGATGAAGAACGCCTCAAAGGTCCGGGCCTCGGGATAGGGAGGGGCCACCAGCCGTCTGATGGCAGCAGCTGTCACAGCCAGCAGGGTAATCAGTGAGACCACGTCAATCATCTGCATCAGCGGCATGAAGATGCCGTCCGGCAGCCTGGTGAAGTTGACGGCAGGAAACAGACCGTGCAGCAGGAATTCGGTGTTGGCAATCATCAGGACCAGGAAACACCAGAAGATGGCCACATGGATCAGGCCGGACGGCTTGGCCAGCACCCGCTTCTGGGCAAAGGCGTAACTCAGGGTGTCGCCGATCCGCTGGCCGATGTTGTCCAGCCGTTCTTCAGGGCGTCCCAGGGCGGTCAGTGAGAGTCGTTTCCAGCAGCTCCAGACAAACAGGGCCGTGGCGGCAATAAAGAGTGGTGCGAAAATGGTCGGGGTTGGTGTCATGGTTTTTTGCCTCGTGTTTTCAGCTCACGAATTTTACGCGTCAGGACGGGTACAATCTGGAACAGATCGCCGACAATGCCGTAATGGGCCACTTCAAAAATCGGTGCATCCTTGTCCCGGTTGATGGCGATGATCAGGTCGGCATCCTGCATCCCCACCAGGTGCTGAATAGCACCTGAAATGCCGCAGGCAATATAGATCTTGGGGCGCACGGTCTTGCCGGTCTGGCCGACTTGCCGGTCGTGGGGCATCCAGCCCGCATCCACTGCAGAACGGGAGGCCCCCACCACACCGTTCAGCTCTTTGGCCAGCTCTTCCAGCATGGCGAAGTTTTCCGGTCCCATCATGCCCCGCCCGCCGGAGATGATGAATTCGGCGCCGCCGATATCCACCTTGTGCTTGCTGTCGCCGTCGCGGATAATTTCAAGCACCTTTGCCAGTACCTGATCTTCCGGGGTGGTAAAGGCATCCCGGATAATCTGGCCGGTGGCCGCCGGCAGCGGTTCGGGCATCTGCATCACATGGG includes these proteins:
- a CDS encoding (Fe-S)-binding protein; this translates as MTPTPTIFAPLFIAATALFVWSCWKRLSLTALGRPEERLDNIGQRIGDTLSYAFAQKRVLAKPSGLIHVAIFWCFLVLMIANTEFLLHGLFPAVNFTRLPDGIFMPLMQMIDVVSLITLLAVTAAAIRRLVAPPYPEARTFEAFFILFLIATLMLANFGVNAAKISRMQGSTLVLAESIMPISSWFAPYVPSGAGKLVHDLSWWTHALVLLLFMNLLPLSKHFHIITAIPNVFLRRREHPPLPEREEFSAGNSFGINRVDGYTWKELLDAFSCTECGRCQMACPADQTGKPLNPRGVIAQLKHNLMANGPQLKQGKAATTALIGEGDASISEEAIWSCTTCGACLQACPVFIEQMPKLIPLRRHLVEMESRFPEELLNLFENMEGRSNPWGIAPTERGKWATQLGERPYEPGKTEYLFYVGCAGSFDARAKQITVATALLLDKAGVSWGMLGKDEKCCGDSLRRLGNEFVFDKLAKENVALFKERGIKKVVVQCPHCLTTLKNDYRQYGIELEVIHHSQLLLYLVQDGRLKLPKQADLGKLVYHDSCYLGRHNAIYDEPREALALATGAEPLEMPRNREDGFCCGAGGGRMWMEEFTGDRINLVRAAEALEQQPDTICTACPYCLTMLDDGIKDLKAEKVQVKDIAEVMAEAVLR